The genomic DNA CCTTGATCAATGATGCTGTAATAGGAATCCCCCGATTTGTTTTCGCCGGGAAATATGCTGTTCCAAGCCGCCGCCGCATTGCTGGTTGCTTGTTTCATATCAGCAGCGGCTTGATCTTGAACAAGCCCTGCGCCTGTGCTGGTTGCCACTCCCCCCGCGGCGGTAACTATACTTACTGGCGTCGACGCTCCTGCGGTAAATATCAAGGCGAGACCTGCACCAATAGTCACCAGCGCCCCACCTACTCCAGCAATTGTTGCATTGTTATATGCATTTTTCGCATTCTTATAGCCCGTAACGGGTATTTCCAGAGTAGAGTCTCCAGTTGGATCCATGGGATCGGGAATAGTGACGGTTCCACCATCCACGGCAAGCATAAAATCCCTAATCGCGTCTTCGTTTTCAGGGGTAATAATCACTCTTTTACACTCTCCATATATACAGAGGATCATAGAGTCTGGATTATTCTCATCAAATTTATACCCAAGGTAAGAATCTCCACTGGAATAAGAAACACCTGGAGTAAAGCCATCACTACT from Anaerolineales bacterium includes the following:
- a CDS encoding WXG100 family type VII secretion target; its protein translation is MIVSLSIDDAENIVSDMDTQGDCMARIKVNTEELKTKAEDFASAGDAFNRAGEEVLATALSLPSYDGQLSGAARKAAYDLQSQAQEMNTLLVGDAEALRKTANDFDAVDNLTVNTLNQYQETLSSSDGFTPGVSYSSGDSYLGYKFDENNPDSMILCIYGECKRVIITPENEDAIRDFMLAVDGGTVTIPDPMDPTGDSTLEIPVTGYKNAKNAYNNATIAGVGGALVTIGAGLALIFTAGASTPVSIVTAAGGVATSTGAGLVQDQAAADMKQATSNAAAAWNSIFPGENKSGDSYYSIIDQGPGAGQPVYDPPEVPISSETPEPN